A genomic window from Alkalihalobacillus sp. AL-G includes:
- a CDS encoding DMT family transporter translates to MSQKPWISPYIGIAIGVLSVSTSAILVKLSTAPAPVIASYRLLFTTLMMLPFILLSFRGSFRLIQRRDVLFCFLSGVFLAIHFILWFESLNYTSVASSVVLVALQPIFAFAGTYLIFKERLHWKGLLGGALAIGGSLIISWGDFQISGMALFGDFLALLGAAAVTVYYLFGQEVRKRIHLMPYTFLVYGMATVTLFIYDLSLGYSLGPYPAEDWIYFLLLALFPTLLGHTIFNWALKYVSTSVISMSILGEPIGASILAYFILNETLRIEQLIGGFIILSGIYLFIRKRREKAIVTGEVSGRVV, encoded by the coding sequence ATGTCCCAAAAACCATGGATAAGTCCCTACATCGGGATTGCTATAGGTGTCCTATCAGTATCCACATCCGCTATCCTAGTAAAATTGTCAACAGCTCCAGCACCGGTTATTGCAAGCTATCGCCTTTTATTTACGACATTAATGATGTTACCTTTCATTTTGCTTTCATTTCGAGGCAGTTTCAGATTGATCCAACGTCGTGATGTCCTCTTTTGTTTCTTATCAGGGGTGTTTCTCGCAATCCATTTTATACTATGGTTCGAATCCCTTAATTACACCTCAGTTGCTAGCTCTGTTGTACTTGTTGCGCTTCAGCCTATTTTTGCATTTGCAGGAACCTACTTGATTTTCAAGGAACGGTTGCATTGGAAAGGTTTGTTAGGCGGAGCCCTTGCAATCGGTGGAAGCCTTATCATCAGCTGGGGGGATTTTCAAATCAGCGGGATGGCTCTATTCGGGGACTTTCTAGCTTTATTAGGAGCAGCAGCGGTTACCGTCTATTACTTATTCGGGCAAGAAGTACGAAAACGAATCCATCTGATGCCTTACACCTTTCTTGTCTACGGGATGGCTACCGTTACCTTATTCATTTACGATCTTTCCCTCGGATACTCACTCGGTCCATACCCAGCTGAAGACTGGATTTACTTTTTATTACTCGCTCTTTTTCCTACATTACTTGGTCATACGATTTTTAACTGGGCATTGAAATATGTGAGTACATCAGTCATCTCAATGAGTATTTTAGGTGAGCCGATCGGGGCATCCATTTTGGCTTACTTCATTTTGAATGAAACCTTACGAATAGAACAATTAATTGGTGGTTTTATCATTTTATCAGGTATATATTTGTTCATCCGAAAACGTCGTGAGAAGGCAATAGTTACAGGTGAGGTTTCAGGACGGGTTGTGTGA